One window of the Shewanella cyperi genome contains the following:
- a CDS encoding LysR family transcriptional regulator, whose protein sequence is MLLEDLQLFVRVADCGSITAAAAELELSAAAASAAIKRLEKQLDTLLFVRSTRNLRLTAAGERYLIHCRNALEQLCQAERALQEEKGEVAGTLAIAVSSDFGRNLFLPWLDTFLARHPKLEVRLQLGDQLSSFYRDQLDVALRYGKPQDSSEVAFKLCSLRRQLCASADYLARHGWPQTPGELSLHECLLYKRGERTHDLWHFWRDGQEHKVRVSGRRSSNDADLARRWAVAGHGLVYKSRLDLAEDMIAGRLLPLLPDFDGEPLELYMLCPGRQHLSPAILLLRDFLRERITEQLARLETMPGK, encoded by the coding sequence ATGCTGCTGGAGGATCTACAGCTGTTTGTACGGGTGGCCGATTGCGGCAGCATCACAGCTGCGGCGGCCGAACTGGAACTCAGCGCCGCAGCCGCCAGTGCGGCTATCAAGCGACTTGAAAAGCAACTCGACACCTTGTTGTTTGTGCGCAGCACCCGCAATTTGCGGCTCACCGCCGCCGGTGAGCGCTATCTGATCCATTGTCGCAACGCCCTGGAGCAGTTATGCCAGGCGGAGCGGGCATTGCAGGAGGAAAAGGGCGAGGTGGCCGGCACCCTGGCCATCGCGGTGTCGTCGGATTTTGGCCGCAATCTGTTTTTGCCCTGGCTGGATACATTTCTGGCGCGCCACCCCAAACTGGAGGTGCGCCTGCAGCTTGGGGATCAGCTGAGCAGCTTTTATCGCGATCAGCTGGATGTGGCGCTGCGCTACGGTAAACCCCAGGACTCCAGTGAGGTGGCCTTCAAGTTGTGCAGTTTGCGCCGGCAGCTGTGCGCCTCGGCCGACTACCTGGCTCGCCACGGCTGGCCGCAGACGCCCGGGGAGCTGAGTCTGCATGAGTGCTTGCTGTACAAGCGCGGCGAGCGCACCCATGACCTGTGGCATTTTTGGCGGGATGGGCAGGAGCATAAAGTGCGGGTGAGCGGACGTCGCAGCAGCAATGATGCCGATTTGGCCCGCCGCTGGGCCGTGGCCGGTCACGGCCTGGTATACAAGTCCAGGCTGGATCTTGCCGAAGACATGATAGCCGGGCGCTTACTGCCGCTGCTGCCCGACTTTGACGGGGAGCCGCTGGAACTGTACATGCTGTGTCCCGGTCGCCAGCATCTGAGTCCGGCCATATTACTGCTGCGGGATTTTTTGCGGGAGCGGATTACCGAGCAGCTGGCCCGCCTGGAGACCATGCCCGGCAAGTAA
- the rhlB gene encoding ATP-dependent RNA helicase RhlB: MSETHLSQQKFADLPLREEVKQALIENGFEYCTPIQALSLPVLLAQKDIAGQAQTGTGKTLAFLVATFNHLLNSPVPENRQLNQPRAIVMAPTRELAIQIAKDAQLLSKHTGLKVAIVYGGEGYETQRKVLDKGVDILIGTTGRIIDYVRQGVINLGAIQAVVLDEADRMFDLGFIKDIRFLFRRMPEANQRLNMLFSATLSMKVQELAYDHMNDPVKVEIAPEEKTSRNIKEEIFYPSMEDKLKLLHSLIEEDWPEKAIVFANTKHQCEKLWASLEGDGHRVGLLTGDVPQKKRIRILEQFTKGELDILVATDVAARGLHISDVSHVYNYDLPDDCEDYVHRIGRTGRAGQKGVSVSFACEEYALNLPDIETYIQHSIPVSSYDRSALIEDLPPPAHIHRKHPVGARGGRDRGGRPSGAHRSGGSRPPRHDRTRRHS; this comes from the coding sequence ATGAGCGAAACACATTTATCCCAACAGAAATTTGCCGACCTTCCCCTGCGTGAAGAAGTAAAACAGGCACTTATCGAAAACGGCTTCGAATACTGCACCCCGATCCAGGCCTTATCTTTGCCTGTATTGTTGGCGCAAAAAGACATCGCCGGCCAGGCGCAAACTGGCACAGGCAAGACCTTGGCCTTTTTGGTGGCCACCTTTAACCATCTGCTGAATTCCCCAGTTCCTGAAAACCGTCAGCTGAATCAGCCCCGCGCCATCGTCATGGCGCCGACCCGTGAACTGGCCATCCAAATTGCCAAGGACGCCCAATTGCTGTCCAAGCACACCGGCCTCAAGGTGGCCATTGTCTACGGCGGCGAAGGCTATGAAACCCAGCGCAAGGTGCTGGACAAGGGCGTGGATATACTGATCGGCACCACTGGCCGCATCATAGATTATGTCCGTCAGGGTGTAATTAATCTGGGCGCCATTCAGGCCGTGGTACTGGATGAGGCCGATCGCATGTTCGATCTCGGCTTTATCAAGGATATCCGCTTCCTGTTCCGCCGCATGCCCGAGGCCAATCAACGTCTGAATATGCTGTTCTCAGCCACCCTGTCGATGAAGGTGCAGGAACTGGCTTACGACCACATGAACGATCCAGTCAAGGTGGAAATTGCGCCCGAGGAAAAGACCTCCCGCAACATCAAGGAAGAGATCTTCTATCCCTCGATGGAAGACAAGCTCAAGCTGCTGCACTCCCTGATTGAAGAAGACTGGCCGGAAAAAGCCATAGTCTTTGCCAACACCAAGCACCAGTGTGAAAAACTCTGGGCCAGTTTGGAAGGCGATGGTCACAGGGTTGGCTTGTTGACCGGTGACGTGCCGCAGAAGAAGCGGATCCGCATTCTGGAACAGTTCACCAAGGGCGAGTTGGATATCCTGGTGGCGACCGATGTGGCCGCCCGTGGCTTGCACATTTCCGATGTGTCCCACGTATACAACTACGATCTGCCTGACGATTGCGAAGACTATGTGCATCGCATTGGCCGTACCGGTCGTGCGGGTCAGAAAGGGGTTTCCGTCAGCTTTGCCTGTGAGGAATACGCCCTGAACCTGCCGGATATCGAAACCTATATCCAGCACTCCATTCCGGTCAGCTCCTATGATCGCAGTGCCCTGATTGAAGACTTGCCACCTCCGGCACATATCCATCGCAAGCACCCTGTGGGTGCCCGTGGTGGACGCGACCGCGGCGGCCGTCCATCGGGAGCCCATCGCAGCGGCGGCAGCCGTCCGCCAAGGCATGACAGGACCCGCAGACACTCTTGA
- the rho gene encoding transcription termination factor Rho: MNLTELKNMSISDLVALADNMKLENMARARKQDIIFSILKAHAKSGEDIFGGGVLEILQDGFGFLRSADGSYLAGPDDIYVSPSQIRRFNMRTGDTITGKIRPPKEGERYFALLKVNEVNFDKPENSRNKILFENLTPLHAEERIRMERGNGSTEDITARILDLCSPIGKGQRGLIVAPPKAGKTLLLQNIAQSITYNNPEVVLMVLLIDERPEEVTEMQRLVQGEVIASTFDEPASRHVQVAEMVIEKAKRLVEHKKDVVILLDSITRLARAYNTVIPSSGKVLTGGVDANALHRPKRFFGAARNIENGGSLTIIATALVDTGSKMDEVIYEEFKGTGNQELHLSRKAAEKRVFPAIDFNRSGTRREEKLTTQDELQKMWILRKILNPMDEVAAMEFLIDKLAMTKTNEEFFTAMKRAKS; this comes from the coding sequence ATGAATTTAACTGAACTGAAAAACATGTCTATTTCCGACCTGGTTGCCCTGGCGGATAACATGAAACTGGAAAATATGGCCCGTGCGCGCAAGCAGGACATTATTTTCTCTATCCTCAAGGCCCACGCCAAAAGCGGTGAAGACATATTTGGTGGCGGGGTGTTGGAAATACTTCAGGACGGTTTCGGTTTCCTGCGCAGTGCCGACGGTTCATACCTTGCGGGTCCAGATGATATTTATGTGTCCCCCAGTCAAATCCGCCGCTTCAATATGCGAACGGGTGACACCATTACCGGTAAAATTCGTCCCCCGAAAGAAGGTGAACGTTATTTTGCCCTGCTGAAAGTTAACGAAGTTAACTTTGACAAGCCCGAAAATTCCCGCAACAAGATCCTGTTTGAAAACCTGACTCCCCTGCATGCCGAAGAACGCATTCGCATGGAGCGCGGTAATGGTTCTACCGAAGATATCACAGCCCGTATCCTCGATCTGTGCTCTCCCATTGGTAAGGGCCAGCGTGGTCTGATCGTGGCACCGCCAAAAGCCGGTAAGACCTTGTTGCTGCAAAACATTGCCCAATCCATTACCTACAACAACCCCGAAGTGGTGTTGATGGTGTTGCTGATTGACGAACGTCCTGAAGAAGTGACCGAGATGCAACGCCTGGTTCAGGGCGAAGTGATTGCCTCTACCTTCGACGAACCGGCCAGCCGTCACGTGCAGGTTGCCGAAATGGTGATCGAAAAGGCCAAGCGCCTGGTAGAGCACAAGAAAGACGTAGTGATCCTGCTGGACTCCATCACCCGTCTGGCCCGCGCCTACAACACTGTTATCCCGTCATCAGGCAAGGTGCTGACGGGTGGTGTGGACGCCAACGCCCTGCACCGTCCCAAGCGCTTCTTTGGTGCTGCCCGTAACATTGAAAATGGCGGTTCCCTGACCATTATCGCCACCGCCCTGGTAGACACAGGCTCCAAGATGGACGAAGTGATCTATGAAGAATTCAAGGGTACAGGTAACCAGGAACTGCATCTGTCGCGCAAGGCCGCCGAAAAGCGGGTATTCCCGGCAATCGACTTCAACCGTTCAGGCACCCGCCGCGAAGAGAAGCTGACCACCCAGGACGAACTGCAGAAGATGTGGATCCTGCGCAAGATCCTCAACCCCATGGACGAAGTTGCCGCCATGGAGTTCCTGATAGACAAGTTGGCCATGACCAAGACCAACGAAGAGTTCTTCACCGCCATGAAGCGCGCCAAGTCCTGA
- the trxA gene encoding thioredoxin TrxA: MSDKIVTLSDDSFENDVLKSSQPVLVDFWAEWCGPCKMIAPILDDIATEYEGKLTVAKLNVDQNNASPAKYGVRGIPTLLMFKGGELVATKVGALSKTQLKEFIDAQI; the protein is encoded by the coding sequence ATGAGCGATAAAATTGTAACCCTGAGCGACGACAGCTTCGAAAATGACGTACTGAAGTCCAGCCAACCTGTTCTGGTTGATTTCTGGGCCGAGTGGTGCGGTCCCTGCAAAATGATCGCTCCAATCCTGGACGACATTGCCACCGAATACGAAGGCAAGCTCACAGTGGCCAAGCTGAACGTGGATCAGAACAATGCCTCTCCAGCCAAATACGGCGTGCGTGGCATTCCAACTCTGCTGATGTTCAAGGGCGGCGAGCTGGTGGCCACCAAGGTGGGCGCCCTGTCAAAAACTCAACTGAAAGAGTTTATCGACGCGCAAATCTAA
- a CDS encoding Ppx/GppA phosphatase family protein — protein MQDLYAAITLGSNSFNMLVATTVAGQPRVLAKYKRKVRLAEGIGCDGMLSEEVMARGLDCLAMFAQMLKDHAIAGDRVAVVATATLRTIANAEIFKARALPILGHPIDVICGMREAELIYRGMVATTSGQGRRLVIDIGGASTEFIVGDGDKLLFKTSLPIGCVTYQQAYFSSLPLQQLDFDDAHRAVEAALGEDGATLRRLGWHCAVGASGTVQSVVELLEHRQESALITLPVLLALQQEILAAPDAGLSGINGLCPERAPTFAAGVAILVALFRLLGIEQLSLSGGALREGVLLELSRQAVAH, from the coding sequence ATGCAAGATCTTTACGCCGCCATTACCCTGGGCTCCAACAGCTTTAACATGCTGGTTGCTACCACAGTAGCCGGTCAGCCCAGGGTATTGGCGAAATACAAGCGTAAGGTGCGGTTGGCCGAGGGCATTGGCTGTGATGGTATGCTCAGCGAAGAGGTGATGGCTCGCGGACTCGACTGTTTGGCCATGTTTGCCCAAATGCTGAAAGACCACGCCATTGCCGGCGACCGGGTTGCCGTGGTGGCTACTGCCACCTTGCGCACCATTGCCAATGCCGAGATCTTCAAGGCCCGGGCCTTGCCCATACTCGGACATCCCATAGACGTTATCTGTGGCATGCGCGAGGCAGAACTTATCTACCGTGGCATGGTTGCCACCACGTCGGGCCAGGGGCGACGACTGGTGATCGATATTGGTGGTGCCAGTACCGAGTTTATCGTCGGTGATGGCGACAAGCTGCTGTTCAAAACCAGCCTTCCCATAGGCTGCGTGACCTATCAACAAGCGTATTTCTCTTCTTTGCCGTTACAGCAGCTGGATTTTGACGATGCCCACAGGGCTGTCGAAGCCGCACTCGGTGAGGATGGTGCGACCCTCAGGCGCTTGGGTTGGCATTGTGCCGTGGGTGCCTCGGGTACAGTCCAGTCCGTGGTCGAGTTGTTGGAACACAGGCAGGAATCAGCCCTGATCACCTTGCCTGTGCTGCTGGCGCTGCAGCAGGAAATTCTTGCTGCACCCGATGCCGGCCTCAGTGGTATCAATGGCCTCTGTCCCGAGCGCGCGCCCACCTTTGCCGCCGGTGTCGCCATATTGGTGGCCCTGTTCCGCCTGCTCGGTATAGAGCAATTATCCCTTTCCGGTGGCGCCCTGCGTGAAGGTGTGCTGCTGGAACTGTCACGCCAGGCCGTTGCGCACTAG
- a CDS encoding SDR family oxidoreductase — protein sequence MGDIKGKVILLTGASEGIGRALAKVLAREGARLLLTARNQDRLQSLLLELPKDCGAKIHAADLSLPLECEELVDVCLTRFGALDIVIHNAGMTMWTRFDELQDLSVLERVMRVNYFGPVYLTKAALPHLKASRGQLVAVASVAGLTGVPTRSGYAASKHALMGFFDSLRIELMDEGVAVTQICPDFVVSQIHKRALDAQGQPLGETPMQESRIISAEACAEMMLPAIANRQRLLITSWRGRLGRWLKLLAPGLIDRLALKAISRGH from the coding sequence ATGGGTGACATCAAGGGGAAAGTGATACTGCTTACCGGCGCTTCCGAAGGGATAGGCCGGGCGCTGGCCAAGGTCTTGGCCCGGGAAGGGGCCAGGTTGCTGCTCACGGCCCGTAACCAGGACAGATTGCAATCCCTGTTACTGGAACTGCCAAAGGATTGTGGAGCCAAGATCCATGCCGCTGATCTGTCCCTGCCATTGGAATGCGAAGAGCTGGTGGATGTCTGTCTGACTCGCTTCGGCGCCCTGGATATAGTGATCCACAATGCCGGCATGACCATGTGGACCCGCTTCGATGAGCTGCAAGATTTGAGCGTGCTGGAGCGGGTGATGCGGGTCAATTATTTTGGTCCCGTGTACCTGACCAAGGCCGCCTTACCCCACCTTAAGGCCAGTCGTGGCCAGCTGGTGGCCGTGGCCTCGGTGGCCGGTCTTACCGGGGTGCCAACCCGCAGTGGCTATGCTGCCTCCAAACATGCGCTGATGGGCTTTTTCGATTCGCTGCGCATTGAATTGATGGATGAGGGAGTGGCTGTCACCCAGATTTGTCCCGACTTCGTGGTGTCGCAGATCCACAAGCGTGCCCTGGATGCCCAGGGGCAACCCCTGGGGGAAACGCCGATGCAGGAGTCGCGCATCATCAGTGCCGAGGCCTGTGCGGAAATGATGTTGCCGGCCATAGCAAACCGGCAGCGGCTGCTGATCACCTCCTGGCGTGGCCGCTTGGGCCGTTGGCTCAAGCTGCTGGCACCGGGGCTCATCGACAGGCTGGCCCTTAAGGCCATCTCCCGGGGGCATTGA
- the rsd gene encoding sigma D regulator: protein MLRELEKAEQKWGGANKAIDQWLNNRRNLLVHYCRIAGLPPYENGNSLPSVDNVRSFCEMLVDYVSEGHFEVYNQVVSACEKHGQTSKAVAQQLLPKINDTTDAALDFNDKYTEAADDKVLMQLDSDLSRLGDAMETRFQLEDQLLEVLHTRHS from the coding sequence ATGCTAAGAGAGCTGGAAAAAGCCGAACAAAAGTGGGGCGGAGCAAATAAAGCTATTGATCAATGGCTTAATAATCGCAGAAACCTCTTGGTGCATTACTGTCGCATCGCGGGCTTGCCCCCCTATGAGAATGGCAACAGTTTGCCGTCCGTTGATAACGTCCGTTCTTTCTGTGAGATGTTGGTGGACTACGTTTCCGAGGGCCATTTCGAGGTCTATAACCAGGTGGTCAGCGCCTGTGAAAAGCATGGCCAGACGAGCAAGGCCGTGGCTCAGCAATTACTGCCCAAGATCAATGACACCACGGATGCGGCACTGGACTTCAATGACAAGTACACCGAAGCTGCGGATGACAAGGTGCTGATGCAACTGGATTCAGACCTGTCGCGCCTCGGCGATGCCATGGAGACCCGCTTCCAGCTGGAAGATCAGCTCCTGGAAGTGCTGCACACCCGCCACTCCTGA
- a CDS encoding TonB-dependent receptor produces the protein MLETSNRALIGARKSLAAIAVSSALLLAVPQAMAVDGSSIVKGQVVSGNGAAIADATITLRHKTKGLVYKISTNDKGEYLLRNVPVGEYDIEISKDGFEASHEASVQVVIGQALILDGQLLASGANMERIAVTGSVIRRVDMASSTSGVSFSQEDLQTMPVNSGFESIALLAPGTAAPGGSSFKGASSFGGASSAENGYYFNGMNVTSIRTGLGSIALPWEAISQTQVMTGAVSPEFGGAMGGIVNAVSKSGENEFKFGTQVRWDPDSMRANHDSIFNSDGIVSTNTRQDSYDFRELQLWASGAIVEDKLFYYGLFNPRRDDSDWAGQTTAGHRDRQEDRWFAKLDWYISQDHSIGLSALNNKRTYDKQTLAYDFESNSVGAPIGAKAPGRDGGKVYSINYNGYFSDNFSVSAVVGRTQENIDNVVASANPSVYDNRNGEYLSQHSDHSISEQEFTRDQARIDFNWDLEEHSLQFGIDYTKVLVDYTSAQNGIGDAQGWWSVKTAGANSVSGAANGEDYIERRVRTRYTDSEVSSLAFYASDSWQVTDQLVLNLGLRYSGFENTVSDGRAYVSIDNQIAPRVQAVYDLHGDGSAKLFASYGRYFQPVSANMNITQGSSSIEWFEYFELDQLDADGQPVLLADGSPSRGAMLRERYWRQRGITEPGLIASSNLKPMYSDEFTLGYQQELFDSMTGGVRFIYRDLGRSLEDTDVGPVLAKKLAELGIEDNVGQGSYYVLNNPGEAIALSYDFDGDGQVDNVTLSQDELQLPKASRRYLAMEFTLDGRVNEDLTINSSYTWSHSYGNTEGLVKTDNDQADPGWTTSYDYADLMDHGYGNLPNDHRHAFKVSGAYQLTDALTLGLVARATSGRPQNYFSQHPEGVDSCAPGSPWEDCISQYYDQASHYDENSNPVPRGSVGTLPWVTSVDLSLSYRTELFGGDLTLKGTVYNLLNSDAATDINEERSRYAGEDNPTPNGLELNPDYGMVTGRQEARYLSLIARYEF, from the coding sequence ATGTTGGAAACAAGCAATAGAGCCTTAATCGGGGCTCGCAAATCACTGGCGGCGATTGCCGTCAGCTCGGCACTGTTGTTGGCGGTCCCCCAGGCCATGGCGGTTGATGGCTCCAGTATCGTCAAGGGCCAGGTGGTCAGTGGCAATGGTGCCGCCATTGCCGATGCCACCATTACACTCAGGCACAAAACCAAGGGCTTGGTTTACAAGATAAGCACCAATGACAAGGGCGAGTATCTGCTGCGTAACGTGCCCGTGGGTGAGTATGACATTGAGATCAGCAAGGATGGCTTTGAAGCGTCCCATGAAGCATCCGTGCAGGTGGTCATAGGCCAGGCATTAATCCTGGATGGCCAACTGCTGGCATCAGGTGCCAATATGGAGCGCATCGCAGTGACCGGCAGCGTCATCCGCCGGGTGGACATGGCCTCTTCTACCTCTGGCGTGTCATTCAGCCAGGAAGATTTGCAAACCATGCCGGTTAACTCGGGCTTTGAAAGCATTGCCCTGCTGGCACCGGGTACTGCGGCACCGGGTGGCTCATCTTTTAAGGGGGCGTCCAGTTTCGGCGGGGCCTCATCTGCTGAAAATGGCTATTATTTCAACGGTATGAATGTGACCAGCATCAGGACCGGTTTGGGCTCAATCGCCTTGCCATGGGAAGCGATTTCCCAGACCCAGGTGATGACAGGTGCCGTCAGTCCCGAGTTTGGTGGTGCCATGGGGGGCATAGTCAATGCGGTATCCAAATCCGGTGAGAATGAGTTCAAATTCGGTACCCAGGTGCGCTGGGATCCCGACAGTATGCGGGCCAATCATGACTCGATTTTCAACAGTGACGGCATAGTCAGCACCAATACCCGTCAGGACAGTTACGATTTCCGTGAACTGCAGCTGTGGGCCAGTGGCGCCATTGTTGAGGACAAACTGTTTTATTACGGCCTGTTCAATCCCCGCCGTGATGACAGCGACTGGGCCGGTCAGACGACAGCGGGTCACAGGGACAGGCAGGAAGACCGCTGGTTTGCCAAGTTGGATTGGTATATTTCCCAGGATCACTCCATCGGCCTGTCGGCGCTCAATAACAAACGCACCTATGACAAACAAACACTTGCCTATGATTTTGAGAGCAATAGCGTTGGCGCGCCCATAGGCGCCAAGGCGCCTGGCCGGGATGGCGGCAAGGTCTACAGCATCAACTATAACGGCTACTTCAGCGATAACTTTTCGGTATCGGCCGTGGTCGGTCGCACCCAGGAGAACATAGACAATGTGGTGGCTTCGGCCAATCCATCTGTGTATGACAATCGCAATGGCGAATACCTGAGTCAGCACTCGGATCATTCAATCTCGGAGCAGGAATTTACCCGGGATCAGGCCCGGATAGACTTCAACTGGGATCTGGAAGAGCACTCGTTGCAGTTCGGCATTGATTACACCAAGGTGTTGGTGGACTATACCTCGGCGCAAAATGGTATCGGCGATGCTCAGGGCTGGTGGTCGGTGAAAACCGCAGGAGCCAACAGTGTTTCCGGAGCGGCCAACGGTGAGGATTACATCGAGCGCCGGGTCCGGACCCGCTACACGGATTCCGAGGTCAGCTCGCTGGCTTTCTATGCCAGCGATTCCTGGCAGGTTACAGACCAATTGGTGCTGAATTTGGGGCTGCGCTACAGCGGCTTTGAAAATACCGTTTCCGATGGTCGTGCCTATGTGTCCATCGATAATCAGATAGCTCCCCGAGTTCAGGCGGTTTACGATCTGCACGGAGATGGCAGTGCCAAACTGTTTGCCAGCTATGGCCGCTATTTCCAGCCCGTGTCGGCCAATATGAACATTACCCAGGGCTCTTCTTCCATCGAGTGGTTTGAGTACTTCGAGCTCGATCAGCTCGACGCCGATGGACAGCCGGTGCTGCTGGCCGATGGTTCACCCAGCCGCGGCGCCATGCTGAGGGAGCGCTATTGGCGCCAGCGCGGCATTACCGAGCCGGGATTGATCGCCTCGTCCAACCTTAAGCCCATGTACAGCGATGAGTTTACCCTGGGCTATCAGCAGGAGCTGTTCGACAGCATGACCGGCGGTGTGCGTTTTATCTACCGCGATCTGGGCCGCAGTCTGGAGGACACGGATGTGGGCCCTGTGCTGGCGAAAAAACTGGCGGAGCTGGGTATCGAAGACAACGTGGGGCAGGGCTCCTACTATGTGCTCAACAACCCGGGTGAGGCTATTGCCCTGTCCTATGATTTCGACGGTGATGGTCAGGTAGACAATGTCACCTTGAGTCAGGATGAGTTGCAGCTGCCCAAGGCCTCGCGCCGTTACCTGGCTATGGAGTTCACCCTGGATGGCCGGGTCAACGAAGATTTGACCATCAACAGCTCCTATACCTGGTCCCACAGCTATGGCAACACTGAGGGCCTGGTGAAGACGGACAATGATCAGGCGGATCCGGGCTGGACCACCTCCTATGACTATGCGGATCTGATGGATCACGGCTATGGCAACCTGCCGAACGATCACCGTCATGCCTTCAAGGTCAGCGGTGCCTATCAGTTGACCGATGCCTTGACCCTGGGACTGGTGGCAAGGGCGACCTCTGGCAGACCCCAGAACTACTTCTCCCAGCACCCGGAAGGCGTTGACAGCTGTGCTCCCGGCAGCCCGTGGGAAGACTGTATCAGCCAATACTACGATCAGGCATCACACTATGATGAAAATAGTAACCCGGTCCCTCGTGGCAGTGTTGGCACCCTGCCTTGGGTGACCAGTGTGGATCTGTCGCTGAGCTACAGGACCGAGCTGTTTGGTGGCGATCTGACCCTCAAGGGGACGGTTTACAACCTGCTCAACAGCGATGCGGCCACCGACATCAATGAGGAGCGCAGCCGCTATGCCGGAGAAGATAACCCAACACCAAACGGCCTGGAGCTGAACCCTGACTATGGCATGGTGACCGGACGTCAGGAGGCCCGCTACCTGTCGCTGATTGCCCGCTACGAGTTCTAG
- the hemE gene encoding uroporphyrinogen decarboxylase, whose translation MAELKNDRYLRALLKQPVDMTPVWMMRQAGRYLPEYRATRAQAGDFMSLCKNAELACEVTLQPLRRYELDAAILFSDILTIPDAMGLGLYFETGEGPRFERKADTLEAIKALPIPDPEDELGYVMKAVSTIRRELKGEVPLIGFSGSPWTLATYMVEGGSSKAFEKIKRMMYSEPMALHLLLDKLADSVTLYLNAQIANGAQSVMIFDSWGGALSHSAYREFSLRYMQKIVDGLTREADGRKVPVTLFTKGGGLWLESMAETGCDALGLDWTVDIADARRRVGHKVALQGNMDPSMLYAPIPRIEEEVEQILAGYGEGTGHVFNLGHGIHQHVDPEHAGAFIKAVHEKSRKYHK comes from the coding sequence ATGGCAGAATTGAAGAATGACCGTTATTTGCGTGCCTTGCTGAAGCAACCCGTGGATATGACCCCAGTGTGGATGATGCGCCAGGCAGGCCGTTATCTGCCTGAATACCGCGCGACCCGCGCCCAGGCCGGTGATTTTATGTCACTGTGCAAAAATGCCGAACTGGCCTGTGAAGTGACACTGCAGCCGCTGCGCCGCTATGAGCTGGACGCCGCGATCCTGTTCTCGGACATTCTGACCATTCCCGATGCCATGGGCCTGGGACTTTACTTTGAAACCGGTGAAGGCCCGCGCTTTGAGCGCAAGGCTGATACTCTGGAAGCCATCAAGGCGCTGCCCATTCCCGATCCCGAAGATGAACTGGGTTACGTGATGAAGGCGGTGAGCACCATTCGCCGTGAGCTTAAGGGCGAAGTGCCGCTGATCGGTTTCTCCGGCTCTCCCTGGACCCTGGCCACCTACATGGTTGAAGGCGGCTCCAGCAAGGCCTTCGAAAAAATCAAACGTATGATGTACTCAGAGCCGATGGCACTGCATCTGCTGCTGGATAAGCTGGCCGATTCTGTCACCCTGTACCTCAATGCCCAGATCGCCAACGGTGCCCAATCGGTAATGATCTTCGACTCCTGGGGTGGTGCCCTGTCACACAGCGCCTACCGTGAATTCTCCCTGCGCTACATGCAGAAGATTGTCGATGGTTTGACCCGTGAAGCCGACGGTCGCAAGGTACCAGTTACCCTGTTTACCAAGGGTGGTGGCCTGTGGCTGGAGTCCATGGCCGAAACCGGCTGTGATGCCCTGGGCCTGGACTGGACAGTGGATATCGCCGATGCCCGTCGTCGCGTCGGTCACAAGGTGGCTTTGCAGGGCAACATGGATCCTTCCATGCTGTACGCGCCCATCCCACGCATCGAAGAAGAAGTGGAGCAGATCCTGGCCGGATACGGCGAGGGCACAGGCCACGTATTCAACCTGGGGCACGGTATCCATCAGCATGTGGATCCCGAGCATGCCGGCGCCTTTATCAAGGCGGTGCACGAGAAGTCGCGCAAATATCACAAATAA